A window of uncultured Draconibacterium sp. contains these coding sequences:
- the argH gene encoding argininosuccinate lyase, translated as MKLWDKGTPVNKAIEDFTVGKDRELDIFLATHDILGSMAHVTMLESVGLLEKAELPILLEQLKKLYSEAEKGNFTIEEGVEDVHSQVEFLLTQELGDLGKKIHSGRSRNDQVLLDLKLFTRDAIKEIVESTSDLVEVLLARAEETKDILLPGYTHLQVAMPSSFGLWFSAYAESLTDDLELLLSAFKITNQNPLGSAAGYGSSFPLNRQLTTDLLGFNNMNYNVVYAQMGRGKVEKIVSFALANIAATLSKLAYDVCLFMSQNFNFVALPAEFTTGSSIMPHKKNPDVFELTRARCNKLQGVPAQIGLIINNLPSGYFRDLQMVKEVFLPAFKEMNDCLNIVQLAVKNMTVNSNILEDDKYNYLFSVEEVNKLVLQGIPFREAYKQVGAQIENGGFVPEKKVNHVHEGSIGNLCLSQITDKKNKVVSEFQFENIEKAKKKLLSQG; from the coding sequence ATGAAACTCTGGGATAAAGGAACACCTGTTAACAAAGCAATAGAAGACTTTACAGTTGGTAAAGATCGCGAACTTGATATTTTCCTGGCAACACACGACATTTTAGGTTCGATGGCACATGTTACCATGCTCGAATCGGTTGGTTTATTGGAGAAAGCGGAATTACCCATACTTTTGGAACAGCTGAAAAAACTTTACTCCGAAGCTGAAAAAGGAAATTTCACCATTGAAGAGGGCGTTGAAGATGTTCATTCGCAGGTTGAATTTTTACTCACACAAGAACTGGGAGATTTGGGCAAAAAAATCCACAGCGGACGTTCGCGAAACGACCAGGTACTGCTCGACCTCAAACTTTTTACCCGCGATGCAATTAAAGAAATTGTAGAAAGTACATCAGACTTAGTTGAAGTACTACTTGCACGTGCCGAAGAAACAAAAGATATTCTACTTCCCGGATACACCCACCTTCAGGTTGCCATGCCATCGTCGTTTGGCCTGTGGTTTAGTGCCTATGCCGAAAGCCTAACTGATGATTTGGAACTTTTGCTGTCAGCATTTAAAATCACGAATCAAAACCCGCTTGGTTCTGCTGCCGGATACGGATCATCATTCCCGCTCAACCGTCAATTAACCACCGACTTGCTTGGCTTCAACAACATGAACTACAATGTGGTTTACGCCCAAATGGGACGCGGAAAAGTTGAAAAAATAGTATCGTTTGCGCTGGCAAATATTGCGGCTACATTATCGAAACTGGCTTACGATGTATGTTTGTTTATGAGCCAAAACTTTAACTTTGTAGCCTTGCCGGCAGAGTTCACAACCGGCTCGAGCATTATGCCACATAAAAAAAATCCCGATGTTTTTGAACTTACCCGGGCGCGTTGCAACAAACTACAGGGAGTTCCCGCTCAAATCGGATTGATAATCAACAATCTTCCCAGCGGTTATTTCCGCGATTTACAAATGGTAAAAGAAGTTTTTCTTCCGGCATTTAAAGAGATGAACGACTGCCTGAACATTGTACAACTCGCCGTAAAAAACATGACCGTCAACAGCAACATCCTGGAAGATGACAAATACAACTACCTGTTTAGCGTTGAGGAGGTTAACAAGTTAGTACTGCAGGGAATTCCATTTCGTGAAGCATACAAACAAGTGGGTGCTCAAATTGAAAACGGCGGATTTGTTCCAGAGAAAAAAGTCAACCACGTACACGAAGGCAGCATTGGAAATTTATGCTTAAGCCAAATCACAGATAAAAAGAACAAGGTTGTTTCTGAATTTCAATTTGAGAATATTGAAAAAGCGAAAAAGAAGCTGCTTTCACAGGGCTGA
- a CDS encoding glycosyltransferase family 39 protein, giving the protein MFENKTIKIIFFTSVVIALVGYFSGLTIDVTRDAGKYATVAKEIYQNGNYINLTVHGQPYDQKPPLLFWLGALGFSIGGISNFWFKLPVLLLVFAGFYWSYRLGESLYNKRVGMLTAVVLFFSLIYSMYSMDIHTDTPFQAFIILALWQLFEFIKTRRNRNWILGFVGIGLSMLCKGPLGGVIVGFAVLGHILLKRDFRSLLDFRWYLGSVLAFLVVSPALIGLWNQFGWEGIRFFFWDNNVGRMTGTYVKATNDPIFYVHSLLYLLLPWCLLFFISAFSDLRNQILTRFRAHEYFTFAGIWIFFIIINASSSQLPNYVFGIVPLMGVLIAKWVDIALERKGALLKVMDRSQVFVVAVLWLFIGLIVFYLFPGTPSPLLVLLVAGLVLTVFVYLKIKDDLARLILPSVITFSILSVVLNAHVFSYMFSLQAPPEAARYFNENAREGDVLYNYKYPQYELFFYSEPQATQVNFEHEMECIAGVEGNWVFTNPEGLGDLQNFDFEPDTVIEYKHLYLNRGGRFINPATRDKVLQPMYLVKY; this is encoded by the coding sequence ATGTTTGAAAACAAAACAATTAAAATCATTTTTTTTACATCGGTAGTAATTGCTCTTGTTGGATATTTTTCAGGTCTTACAATTGATGTTACCCGGGATGCGGGAAAATATGCAACGGTTGCCAAAGAGATCTATCAAAACGGGAATTACATTAACCTTACAGTACATGGTCAACCATACGACCAAAAGCCTCCGCTTCTTTTTTGGCTGGGAGCTCTTGGTTTTTCCATAGGCGGAATTTCGAATTTTTGGTTCAAACTGCCGGTTTTATTGTTGGTTTTTGCCGGTTTTTACTGGTCGTACCGACTTGGTGAAAGTTTATACAATAAACGGGTTGGAATGTTGACTGCAGTGGTGCTGTTTTTTTCATTAATCTATTCCATGTATAGCATGGATATTCATACCGACACTCCATTTCAGGCTTTTATAATACTTGCATTGTGGCAACTTTTTGAATTTATTAAAACCAGGAGGAACAGAAACTGGATCTTGGGTTTTGTTGGTATTGGTTTGTCCATGTTGTGTAAAGGGCCGCTCGGTGGTGTAATTGTTGGTTTTGCGGTGTTGGGGCACATTCTGTTGAAACGTGATTTTCGTTCGTTGCTCGACTTCCGTTGGTATTTAGGCAGTGTGCTTGCTTTTTTAGTTGTAAGCCCGGCATTAATTGGCTTGTGGAATCAGTTTGGCTGGGAAGGAATTCGGTTTTTCTTTTGGGATAACAATGTCGGACGAATGACAGGGACCTATGTTAAGGCAACAAACGATCCGATTTTCTATGTACATAGTTTGTTGTATTTGTTGTTACCCTGGTGTTTGTTGTTTTTTATTTCTGCATTTAGCGATTTGCGAAATCAGATACTCACCCGTTTTCGGGCGCACGAATATTTTACATTTGCCGGAATATGGATATTTTTTATAATTATTAATGCTTCGAGTAGTCAGTTGCCAAATTATGTGTTTGGAATTGTGCCGCTAATGGGAGTGTTAATTGCCAAGTGGGTGGATATTGCACTTGAGCGAAAAGGTGCTTTGCTGAAAGTTATGGATCGCAGCCAGGTGTTTGTTGTAGCTGTTTTGTGGTTATTTATTGGCTTAATTGTATTTTATCTTTTCCCGGGAACACCGTCGCCATTGTTGGTACTTCTTGTGGCTGGCTTGGTGCTAACTGTATTTGTGTATCTGAAGATTAAAGATGATCTGGCTCGGCTTATTTTACCATCGGTTATCACTTTTTCGATACTGAGTGTTGTGCTGAATGCGCATGTTTTTTCATATATGTTTAGTTTGCAGGCACCGCCGGAAGCCGCCCGTTACTTTAACGAGAATGCCCGGGAAGGTGATGTTCTGTATAATTACAAATACCCTCAATATGAATTGTTTTTTTACAGCGAACCGCAGGCAACGCAGGTGAATTTTGAGCATGAAATGGAATGTATTGCCGGTGTTGAGGGAAATTGGGTATTTACAAACCCGGAAGGTTTGGGCGATTTGCAAAATTTTGACTTCGAGCCTGATACAGTAATTGAATACAAACATTTGTATTTGAACCGTGGGGGGCGTTTTATTAATCCGGCTACCCGCGATAAAGTTTTGCAACCCATGTATCTTGTAAAGTATTAG